Proteins encoded together in one Lathyrus oleraceus cultivar Zhongwan6 chromosome 5, CAAS_Psat_ZW6_1.0, whole genome shotgun sequence window:
- the LOC127082935 gene encoding uncharacterized protein LOC127082935 produces MEELRKLEKVQRMVGFMDSRGFSVSNSDHHCNRFLANFMLFLLEPCGELAIDHKCCLISELMPRLSSPFVEDAYQHIVTEQENSGFEQNLVGSALHSCTQKKENNLLQNYNKNIAMIELDSMQKANSTLEDFCRSYFMFHGLDVSKPQSIFKYLPILSFTESYVYQLDKMNEMLLQTPERKYEKATQNLVSCFSTDPFGPLVTIFEQRGLLTERISEELKQGEEYWALERKLCHALINEEEILIDDVMKAIHLKSFDYRVLNLLLYQLQGAKAEELHMEFLSVSEFLVEVSDDLYDYEDDVLENNFNVLRMFIRIYGASTAPAMLAKCITEAESKYTSLLELLDPKLSLSYQRRCVEATKEGGKVSGNPLGTWCFPTVIQDEELYRSNLKSDTS; encoded by the exons ATGGAAGAGCTACGGAAATTGGAGAAAGTACAGAGGATGGTGGGATTCATGGATTCACGGGGCTTTTCAGTATCAAACTCCGATCACCACTGTAACCGCTTTCTAGCTAATTTCATGCTCTTCTTGTTAGAACCATGCGGAGAACTCGCCATCGACCACAAATGCTGCTTGATTTCTGAGCTTATGCCTAGG CTTTCATCTCCGTTTGTGGAGGATGCGTATCAACACATTGTCACAGAACAAGAGAACAGTG GGTTTGAACAAAATCTTGTTGGAAGTGCATTGCATAGTTGCACTCAGAAGAAAGAAAACAATTTGTTGCAAAATTATAATAAAAACATAGCCATGATCGAGTTGGATTCCATGCAAAAGGCAAATTCTACCCTTGAGGATTTT TGCAGATCATATTTTATGTTTCATGGATTGGATGTAAGCAAGCCACAATCAATCTTCAAATACTTACCTATTCTTTCATTCACCGAGAGCTATGTTTATCAG CTGGATAAAATGAATGAGATGTTGCTGCAAACACCAGAAAGGAAATACGAG AAAGCAACTCAAAATTTGGTTTCTTGCTTCTCGACTGACCCATTTGGACCACTTGTGACTATTTTTGAACAAAGAGGTCTTTTGACTGAAAG GATATCAGAAGAACTTAAACAAGGGGAAGAGTACTGGGCTCTTGAAAGAAAGCTCTGTCATGCACTAATAAACGAAGAAGAG ATTCTTATTGATGATGTGATGAAGGCTATTCATTTAAAGTCGTTTGATTATCGAGTGCTTAATCTTCTTCTCTATCAACTGCAAGGAGCTAAG GCTGAGGAGTTGCATATGGAGTTTCTTTCAGTTTCAGAGTTCTTAGTGGAAGTTTCTGATGATCT GTATGATTACGAG GACGATGTTTTAGAAAATAATTTCAATGTTTTGCGCATGTTTATCAGAATATATGGAGCCTCAACTGCCCCTGCTATGTTG GCAAAGTGCATTACTGAGGCTGAGAGCAAGTACACGAGTTTACTGGAATTACTGGATCCGAAGCTCTCTCTGAGCTACCAGAGAAGATGTGTAGAAGCCACTAAAGAAG GTGGGAAGGTATCAGGCAACCCTCTTGGTACGTGGTGTTTTCCAACCGTGATTCAAGATGAGGAATTGTATAGATCAAACTTGAAATCAGATACTTCCTAA